The window CATGGGGGGCTGACTTTGCGACTGCTTCGCAGCCGAACGCAGGCTTCGCCAGCTGTTACAGGGGGCGTGGTGTGGCGGCTATTTGGAGGCGGGCGTTGCGATCCATTGGCTCAGGACTTTCTGATAGGTGCCGGTCACTTTGGCCAAGTGCAGCCATTGATCGACATATAACTTCCAGGTCATGTCATCGCGGGGCAACAAGTAGGCCTTTTCACCGTACTGCATAAACTGGCTCGGATTCACTGCACACAACCCGGGTTTAAGTTTCTGCTGATACAGCGCTTCCGACGCATCGGTAATCATCACATCGGCCTTCTTATCCAACAGTTCCTGAAAGATGGTCACGTTGTCGTGAAGTCTCAGTTGCGCCTTGGGCAGAAACGCGTGAACAAACGCTTCGTTGGTGCCGCCGGCCGGTTCAACCAAACGAACAGAAGGCTGGTTGATTTGTTCGACGGTCTGGTACTGCGCCTGATCTTCGCAGCGCACTAATGGGATTTTGCCGTCGACATCCAGTGTTGTGCTGAAGAAGGCTTTTTTCTGGCGGTCCAGGGTGACCGAGATGCCGCCGACGCCGATGTCGCATTTGCCGGCCAGCATGTCGGGCATCAGCGTTTTCCACGTGGTCTGCACCCACTCAACCTTGACGCCCAGGCTGTCGGCCAATGAGCGGGCCATGGCGATGTCGATCCCCGAATATTCGCCGTTTTCGGCTTTGGAGGTATAGGGTTTGTAGTCGCCCGTCGTACACACGCGCAGTTGGCCTTGCTGGATG is drawn from Pseudomonas sp. 31-12 and contains these coding sequences:
- a CDS encoding transporter substrate-binding domain-containing protein gives rise to the protein MKTIKRTMMLGGLLALSFGAQAQDGPSHLDSIIQQGQLRVCTTGDYKPYTSKAENGEYSGIDIAMARSLADSLGVKVEWVQTTWKTLMPDMLAGKCDIGVGGISVTLDRQKKAFFSTTLDVDGKIPLVRCEDQAQYQTVEQINQPSVRLVEPAGGTNEAFVHAFLPKAQLRLHDNVTIFQELLDKKADVMITDASEALYQQKLKPGLCAVNPSQFMQYGEKAYLLPRDDMTWKLYVDQWLHLAKVTGTYQKVLSQWIATPASK